The following are from one region of the Lytechinus variegatus isolate NC3 chromosome 4, Lvar_3.0, whole genome shotgun sequence genome:
- the LOC121413431 gene encoding tryptophan--tRNA ligase, mitochondrial-like, with the protein MALNPSSAFRMRALNMMKCISYASVSRRTNFWIQGQGKGFHQSSNLLNEVLMNMTKEKRIFSGIQPTGVPHIGNYLGAIQNWIQLQEEENTEMILSIVDLHSITLPQDPKELRESILTSAAVLLACGIDPDKSILFQQSSVHQHAELSWILGCRTTLARLGQFPQWKAKAGNDKTKSCVGLYTYPVLQSADILLYKATHVPVGEDQMPHLELAQDLARIFNNAYGEFFPAPKTTVGDFKKIKSLRNPEQKMSKSESDPKGKIELTDSCQDIREKFKKAKTDFISEVTFDPESRPGVSNLVAILSAFTGKEPTKICEQVEIMNTAQFKMVVADVVNEKLEPIRNKVCELRKDKAYLEEVLKTGQKRAQEIAETNLDTVKRMVGLS; encoded by the exons ATGGCGCTCAATCCATCATCAGCGTTTAGAATGAGAGCACTGAACATGATGAAGTGTATTTCTTATGCATCAGTTTCTCGAAGAACTAATTTTTGGATACAAGGACAGGGCAAGGGATTTCATCAAAGTTCAAATTTACTCAACGAAGTTCTGATGAACATGACAAAG GAAAAGCGCATTTTCTCCGGGATCCAGCCTACGGGGGTGCCACACATCGGCAACTACCTTGGAGCTATCCAGAACTGGATCCAGCTCCAGGAAGAGGAGAATACCGAGATGATCCTGAGTATAGTGGATCTTCATTCCATCACTCTCCCCCAGGATCCCAAGGAGTTAAGGGAGAGTATCCTTACCTCTGCTGCTGTTCTCCTTGCCTGTGGAATCGACCCTGATAAAAGTATTCTCTTCCAGCAGTCAAGT gTCCATCAGCATGCCGAGTTGAGTTGGATATTGGGGTGTAGAACAACACTTGCTAGGCTAGGACAGTTCCCACAATGGAAG GCTAAAGCAGGGAATGATAAGACCAAGTCCTGTGTAGGTCTGTACACCTATCCAGTCCTCCAGAGTGCAGACATCCTCCTCTACAA AGCTACTCATGTTCCAGTAGGTGAAGACCAGATGCCGCATCTGGAGCTGGCTCAAGATTTAGCCAGGATCTTTAACAATGCCTATGGGGAATTCTTTCCAGCCCCCAAAACAACTGTGG GTGACTTCAAGAAGATCAAGAGCCTACGCAACCCTGAACAGAAGATGAGCAAATCAGAATCAGATCCTAAGGGAAAGATAGAACTGACCGATTCCTGTCAGGATATCCGCGAGAAGTTCAAGAAAGCAAAAACAGACTTTATCTCagaagtgacctttgaccctgagTCGCGACCTGGGGTGTCCAACCTTGTAGCCATCCTGTCGGCGTTTACAGGGAAAGAACCGACCAAGATATGTGAGCAGGTTGAGATTATGAACACGGCTCAGTTCAAGATGGTCGTGGCTGATGTGGTCAATGAGAAGTTGGAACCTATTAGGAATAAAGTTTGTGAACTCAGAAAGGACAAGGCCTATCTGGAAGAGGTTTTGAAGACAGGACAGAAAAGGGCGCAGGAGATTGCAGAAACAAATCTTGATACTGTGAAAAGGATGGTTGGGTTATCATAG